The Candidatus Uhrbacteria bacterium genome has a segment encoding these proteins:
- a CDS encoding S1 RNA-binding domain-containing protein: METKVTSALGELLESQPIAYPQVGETVKGTVVAVGRNEVRIDVGGLAIGLIRGPEMDKHMDLRVGDEVEASVIELDNEFGELELSLKGAGRKRSWDKIKELLTAGTVLNVKVLDANKGGLITRVEGVPAFVPVSQLSPTNYPRVAGGEKNKIQEKLKQLVGQMIDVKILDVNEEEEKVVVSEKAVWETKQESILSKYKVGDTVEGDVTAVTDFGAFVRFEANLEGLVHISEIAWQRIDHPRDVLKIGDHVRAEIINIEGSKIFLSMKKLVDDPWKSVAKKYSLNQWVKGRVLKINPFGLFVELDPDIHGLAHISELAAKPVKDVNEVARVGDEFDFRIITIDADAHRLGLSLRKLKEEEKEKEEVKA, from the coding sequence ATGGAAACCAAAGTTACATCCGCTCTCGGGGAACTCCTCGAGTCACAGCCGATCGCCTACCCGCAGGTCGGTGAAACCGTAAAAGGTACGGTCGTCGCCGTCGGCCGCAATGAAGTTCGTATCGATGTCGGCGGTCTCGCCATCGGTTTGATCCGCGGTCCTGAGATGGACAAGCACATGGACCTCCGCGTCGGCGATGAGGTTGAAGCTTCTGTCATTGAACTCGACAACGAGTTTGGTGAACTCGAGCTCTCGCTCAAGGGCGCTGGCCGCAAGCGCTCGTGGGACAAGATCAAAGAGTTGCTCACCGCTGGCACCGTGCTCAACGTCAAAGTGCTGGACGCCAACAAGGGCGGTCTTATCACTCGCGTAGAAGGCGTTCCGGCTTTCGTCCCTGTCTCCCAGCTCTCCCCGACCAACTACCCTCGCGTAGCTGGCGGTGAAAAGAACAAGATTCAGGAAAAGTTGAAGCAGCTCGTCGGTCAGATGATCGATGTCAAAATTCTCGATGTAAACGAGGAAGAAGAAAAGGTTGTCGTTTCCGAGAAGGCCGTTTGGGAAACCAAGCAGGAATCGATTCTCTCCAAATACAAGGTTGGCGACACCGTCGAGGGCGACGTCACCGCCGTCACCGACTTCGGCGCCTTTGTCCGCTTTGAGGCAAACCTCGAGGGTCTGGTACACATCTCGGAAATCGCCTGGCAGCGCATTGACCACCCGCGCGATGTTCTCAAGATCGGTGACCATGTCCGCGCCGAGATCATCAACATTGAAGGTTCCAAGATTTTCCTCTCGATGAAGAAGCTCGTCGACGATCCATGGAAGTCCGTCGCCAAAAAGTACTCGCTCAACCAATGGGTCAAGGGACGCGTGCTCAAGATCAATCCGTTCGGATTGTTCGTCGAGCTCGACCCGGACATTCACGGTCTCGCCCACATCAGCGAATTGGCTGCTAAGCCCGTTAAGGATGTGAACGAAGTTGCTCGCGTCGGCGATGAATTCGACTTCCGCATCATCACCATCGACGCAGACGCTCACCGCCTTGGTCTCTCGCTTCGCAAATTGAAGGAGGAAGAGAAAGAGAAGGAAGAAGTGAAGGCGTAA